A window from Leptospira meyeri encodes these proteins:
- a CDS encoding STAS domain-containing protein, producing the protein MSLDDLVVSTEKIDTVYVTKLQGNLNNFTAEKCIKSVINSLKHGSVILDLEELNMVTTQGIIAFKTLSEEAFLHKHKIILINLPLSVRQAFLMAGVRNLFPIANNEEAAFKMASRPSR; encoded by the coding sequence ATGAGCTTAGACGATTTAGTAGTTTCCACTGAAAAAATAGATACTGTATATGTAACCAAATTGCAGGGAAACCTAAATAACTTCACTGCTGAAAAATGCATCAAATCGGTAATCAATTCCTTAAAACACGGGTCTGTCATTTTGGATTTGGAAGAATTGAATATGGTCACAACCCAAGGAATCATTGCTTTTAAAACACTCAGCGAAGAAGCCTTCCTTCACAAACATAAAATCATCTTAATCAATCTGCCGTTAAGTGTTAGACAAGCATTTTTGATGGCCGGAGTTCGTAATTTATTTCCCATAGCAAACAATGAAGAGGCAGCATTTAAAATGGCCTCAAGACCCAGCAGGTAA
- a CDS encoding diacylglycerol/polyprenol kinase family protein — protein sequence MNSGFNFFRKIWHVLGLVIPVTLFFDPFQNAFGLVFATRAILVSLLGILLVSLLILEFVRLNHSGFENFFYKYFGFLMKESERKRFNGTVPYFFANFLVVLFFPAEVAILAILFLVIGDPFAAYVGSKYGKHRFYNGKSLEGIIGFLVPAFLFSILALFLITKSQPGSFLAILDNQGAIFWTPIYLVFFSVVSACVTEFFANTTAKGLVDDNLLIPIVGAVVLSILSLLYLDYTPMDFFFDPKALYIQK from the coding sequence GTGAATTCAGGATTTAATTTTTTTCGTAAAATTTGGCATGTACTTGGGCTCGTCATTCCCGTGACTCTTTTTTTTGATCCCTTTCAAAATGCCTTCGGACTTGTCTTTGCAACTCGGGCAATCCTAGTTTCCTTACTCGGAATCCTCCTTGTTAGTTTATTAATTTTGGAATTTGTCAGACTCAATCATTCCGGTTTTGAAAATTTCTTTTACAAATATTTTGGGTTCTTAATGAAAGAGTCTGAAAGAAAAAGATTCAATGGAACGGTCCCGTATTTTTTTGCCAACTTCCTTGTGGTTTTGTTTTTTCCCGCTGAAGTAGCCATTCTTGCCATTTTGTTTTTAGTGATTGGGGATCCCTTTGCGGCTTATGTCGGAAGTAAGTATGGAAAACATAGATTCTATAACGGAAAATCTCTCGAAGGAATCATAGGGTTTTTAGTTCCCGCATTTTTGTTTTCTATTCTAGCACTTTTTCTCATTACTAAATCCCAACCAGGTAGTTTCCTTGCGATCCTTGACAACCAAGGAGCCATTTTCTGGACGCCGATTTATCTTGTGTTCTTTTCTGTAGTCTCGGCTTGTGTGACTGAGTTTTTTGCAAATACAACGGCCAAGGGACTTGTGGATGACAACCTTCTTATCCCAATTGTAGGAGCCGTTGTTCTTTCTATATTGTCTTTGTTGTATTTGGATTATACACCGATGGATTTTTTCTTCGACCCAAAGGCTCTTTACATTCAAAAATAA
- a CDS encoding DUF4416 family protein: MPQEILERPPGASFFVILSYQEEGTLFELKAMAEKRFSKILYESVLLPKWTPDETEREFAYPGRFTKVLSFKQRIHREELVEKKKECLEFQNLLQKKDQSVLLIPGYVTSHNIIIAKSKDDFHRTYLFQGVYGETIYHFSRSQLVVAESAQNYFREREVSYFFNTLRESYEFNKFKS; this comes from the coding sequence ATGCCACAAGAGATTTTAGAAAGACCGCCTGGTGCTTCGTTTTTTGTCATTCTTTCCTACCAAGAGGAAGGCACTCTTTTTGAACTGAAGGCGATGGCAGAGAAACGGTTTTCTAAAATCCTCTATGAATCTGTTTTACTTCCCAAATGGACTCCTGATGAAACAGAAAGGGAATTTGCTTATCCGGGACGATTTACAAAAGTTCTTTCCTTTAAACAAAGAATCCACAGAGAAGAACTTGTTGAAAAAAAGAAGGAATGTCTAGAATTCCAAAATCTATTACAAAAAAAAGACCAAAGTGTACTTCTTATTCCGGGATACGTTACTTCGCATAACATCATTATCGCGAAATCGAAAGATGATTTCCATCGTACTTATTTGTTTCAAGGTGTTTACGGAGAAACGATTTATCATTTTTCCAGAAGCCAATTAGTAGTGGCTGAATCAGCGCAAAACTACTTTCGAGAAAGAGAAGTAAGTTATTTTTTTAATACTCTTAGGGAATCCTATGAATTCAATAAATTCAAATCTTGA
- a CDS encoding TldD/PmbA family protein yields the protein MDRNSIEIRLNDQKDLLSNLVKKAKTNGIDQVEIYSSYGYSEDVSLEKNDLNNCTATEENMFGIRVIHEGNQGFIISNHIPSLYQSIEEAYSLAKSQSTPDFDLGLPEPESIQNHFNQYDDSLDTMGIEDLVGSAKEALGWRNDLYSKVNIDSGDFSLSKGYKLIVSSKGVMAHELGAELSASVMGMGVDGDLVGSFDYDSASGFDKSQFQTLWKKAFMNFGDKCMGALYAKPISGFKGKVLLPPDAVFSFFLGLFIGSLNGTSLRKGKSKMAGKLGKKVASSLLSIWDDPTNKSLMGSTGFDREGLPTTKKSVLTEGVLNTYFYNTYEAKKAGLPKSNGSASGGAQSLPGCGPKQLQIAPGTSTKDEFFKLPGKTLFVNRISGTKDGASGDFSGVIKGGYLLENGEKVPVREVQIVGNAFEALNQIEAISKEGELLGESSFVPYMLLDGFTITGVTED from the coding sequence ATGGATCGTAATTCGATTGAAATACGTTTGAACGACCAAAAAGATTTACTTTCTAATTTAGTCAAAAAAGCAAAAACCAACGGGATCGACCAAGTTGAGATTTATTCCAGTTACGGATATTCGGAAGACGTCAGTTTAGAAAAAAATGACTTAAACAACTGTACGGCGACTGAAGAAAATATGTTCGGAATCCGTGTGATCCATGAGGGTAACCAAGGTTTTATCATCTCCAATCATATCCCAAGCCTTTATCAGTCGATTGAAGAAGCTTATAGTTTAGCAAAAAGTCAATCCACTCCAGATTTTGATTTGGGACTTCCAGAACCAGAATCCATTCAGAATCATTTCAACCAATATGATGATTCTTTAGATACAATGGGAATTGAGGATTTGGTAGGTTCTGCGAAAGAGGCTCTTGGTTGGAGAAATGATTTGTATTCCAAGGTCAATATTGACTCGGGAGATTTTTCGCTTAGCAAGGGTTACAAACTCATCGTTTCTTCCAAGGGAGTGATGGCCCATGAACTGGGTGCAGAACTTTCTGCTTCGGTGATGGGAATGGGTGTGGATGGGGATTTAGTCGGAAGTTTTGATTATGATTCTGCCAGTGGGTTTGACAAAAGCCAATTCCAAACTCTGTGGAAAAAGGCCTTTATGAATTTTGGAGACAAATGTATGGGAGCACTTTATGCCAAACCCATCTCTGGATTCAAAGGAAAGGTTTTACTTCCCCCCGATGCTGTGTTTTCATTTTTTCTCGGACTTTTTATTGGTTCTTTAAATGGAACAAGTCTCCGCAAAGGAAAATCAAAAATGGCAGGTAAACTCGGCAAAAAAGTTGCCTCCTCTTTACTTTCCATTTGGGATGATCCAACAAACAAAAGTTTAATGGGATCAACTGGATTTGATAGAGAGGGACTCCCTACTACAAAAAAATCAGTCCTAACAGAGGGAGTCTTAAATACCTACTTCTACAATACATATGAGGCTAAAAAAGCAGGCCTTCCAAAATCCAATGGATCTGCGAGCGGTGGAGCCCAAAGTCTCCCTGGTTGTGGCCCAAAACAACTCCAGATTGCACCAGGCACCTCTACCAAAGATGAGTTTTTCAAACTCCCTGGAAAAACTCTATTTGTGAACCGAATTTCGGGAACTAAAGATGGAGCCTCGGGTGATTTTTCGGGAGTGATCAAAGGGGGATACCTTTTGGAAAATGGAGAGAAAGTCCCCGTCCGAGAGGTACAAATTGTAGGGAACGCATTTGAAGCATTAAACCAAATCGAAGCAATCTCCAAAGAAGGAGAACTTCTGGGTGAATCATCTTTTGTTCCTTATATGTTACTCGATGGATTTACCATTACGGGAGTGACAGAAGATTAA
- a CDS encoding TldD/PmbA family protein yields the protein MRNLLKECLAEESGFVELRYHHKESRSFFAERGRVESTALRKRTGIGVRVLEAGTWGFASTSEISKSSIQNAIQVAKKAARLSSALRKDKIPNLPKANFAIGDFIGKGIEDFRNRTVEEKLKLVLDIQNAAAKQSAKLQSVGCGYSEIYEEKAIVTTDGADSFFSMVRPEFRVSAVAKEDGKMESGSHSIGVTGGWDCLFRSQSPTEISDEACKTAVDLLSSSLPDGGLSTVILSPSIVGLLVHEAIGHTVEADFVLSGSVAQGKIGHRVGSDLVTLCDSGYSEYYEGAGGSIPVDDEGVIPTNTVIIKNGILSSYLHNRETAERFGVAPTGSARAWEYGDVPLIRMRNTFLMPGDSSLEEMIANTKDGYYLDGAKNGQADATGEFMFAVQKAYRIQNGKITDLLKGVTVSGLAFDVLQNVDMVSKEFKWDLGSGHCGKGQPAKVDAGGPYVRTKVLLGGK from the coding sequence ATGCGAAACCTATTAAAAGAATGTTTGGCCGAAGAGTCCGGATTTGTCGAACTAAGATACCACCATAAAGAAAGTCGTTCCTTCTTTGCCGAAAGGGGACGAGTGGAATCTACGGCACTTCGCAAAAGAACGGGAATTGGGGTTCGGGTTTTGGAAGCCGGAACTTGGGGTTTTGCATCCACCAGCGAAATTTCAAAGTCTTCCATTCAAAATGCCATCCAAGTGGCTAAAAAAGCGGCTCGCCTATCCTCTGCTCTGCGAAAGGACAAAATCCCAAACTTACCAAAAGCAAACTTTGCCATTGGCGATTTTATTGGGAAAGGGATTGAAGACTTTCGTAATCGAACCGTAGAAGAAAAATTAAAACTCGTTCTCGACATCCAAAATGCTGCCGCCAAACAATCGGCAAAACTCCAATCGGTTGGTTGTGGTTATTCCGAAATTTACGAAGAAAAAGCCATCGTCACGACCGATGGAGCGGATAGTTTTTTCAGTATGGTACGACCAGAATTTCGAGTTTCTGCCGTTGCCAAAGAAGATGGAAAGATGGAATCCGGTTCCCATTCTATCGGAGTGACTGGTGGTTGGGACTGCCTCTTTCGGTCCCAGTCACCCACAGAGATTTCTGATGAAGCTTGTAAAACTGCTGTGGATTTACTTTCAAGTTCTCTCCCCGACGGCGGCCTTTCCACAGTCATTTTATCCCCTTCGATTGTGGGTCTCCTTGTTCACGAAGCCATTGGTCATACCGTAGAGGCAGACTTTGTTTTGTCCGGATCCGTGGCGCAAGGAAAAATTGGTCATAGAGTTGGTTCTGACCTCGTTACGTTATGCGACTCTGGGTATTCTGAATATTATGAAGGTGCTGGTGGTTCCATCCCTGTGGATGATGAAGGGGTCATTCCCACAAACACAGTCATTATTAAAAATGGAATTCTTTCTTCTTATCTTCACAATCGGGAAACCGCGGAACGATTTGGAGTGGCACCAACGGGATCTGCAAGGGCTTGGGAGTATGGAGATGTTCCCCTCATCCGCATGCGTAACACTTTCCTTATGCCTGGAGATTCCAGTTTGGAAGAAATGATCGCAAATACAAAAGATGGATACTATTTGGATGGAGCCAAAAACGGCCAAGCAGATGCTACAGGTGAATTTATGTTTGCCGTCCAAAAAGCTTACCGCATCCAAAATGGAAAGATCACTGATCTTTTGAAAGGTGTGACTGTTTCGGGTCTTGCCTTTGATGTTTTACAAAATGTAGATATGGTATCCAAAGAATTCAAATGGGATTTGGGTTCGGGACATTGTGGAAAGGGACAACCAGCCAAAGTGGATGCCGGTGGGCCTTATGTTCGCACGAAAGTATTACTCGGTGGTAAATAA
- a CDS encoding YheT family hydrolase: protein MTSSNREFKPRRFLEGRHLQTVYNVLFPPDNSLEDEYYSESILIPTNDGSGDLLWLEHNPPLSLVRKNASKWNGYYLLLIHGMEGSSESHYMVSAGKEALNRGYGVVRMNLRNCGRGFGIAKKPYNAGQSEDLEAVLKYIYKHFTKSIFVSGFSLSANMVIKFFGEKREHYSKAFSATSPPLDLKRSCDFIDSRAGNFYRDHFLDTMKEKVTSGVYEISDKMKERVLRSKSFFDFDDFFTAPISGYANVLEYYNICSSVKYLGGIKVPGLIVHADDDPVVPSEVWHEIRWKSFPLLQTVLTEKGGHVGFISDPSPDNPEGRWLPRILLEFFDSQIKP, encoded by the coding sequence TTGACGTCGTCTAACAGAGAATTCAAACCTAGAAGATTTTTAGAAGGTAGGCATTTACAAACTGTCTACAACGTACTCTTTCCTCCAGACAATTCTTTGGAGGATGAGTATTATTCAGAGAGTATCCTCATTCCCACAAACGATGGGTCTGGGGATTTGCTTTGGTTAGAACACAACCCCCCTCTTTCTTTAGTTCGAAAAAATGCCTCCAAATGGAACGGATACTATTTACTTCTCATTCATGGGATGGAAGGAAGTTCTGAATCCCATTATATGGTCAGTGCTGGAAAAGAAGCGCTTAATCGTGGTTATGGGGTGGTTCGTATGAATTTACGGAACTGTGGTCGCGGGTTCGGTATTGCCAAAAAACCTTATAATGCCGGCCAATCGGAAGATTTAGAAGCCGTATTAAAATACATTTATAAACATTTTACTAAATCCATATTTGTTTCTGGATTTTCCTTATCTGCCAATATGGTGATCAAATTTTTTGGAGAAAAAAGGGAACATTATTCGAAGGCATTTTCGGCCACCTCCCCTCCATTAGATTTAAAACGGAGTTGTGACTTTATTGATTCGAGGGCAGGTAATTTTTACCGCGATCATTTTTTGGATACCATGAAAGAAAAGGTAACCTCAGGGGTTTATGAAATCTCTGATAAAATGAAAGAAAGAGTATTGCGAAGTAAATCATTTTTTGATTTTGATGATTTCTTTACAGCACCAATTTCTGGTTATGCGAATGTATTGGAATATTACAATATTTGTTCCAGTGTCAAATATCTCGGTGGAATCAAAGTTCCTGGACTCATTGTCCATGCGGATGATGATCCAGTGGTTCCTTCTGAAGTTTGGCACGAAATTCGTTGGAAGTCCTTTCCCCTATTACAAACCGTTCTTACGGAAAAAGGCGGACATGTTGGATTCATCAGTGATCCCTCTCCGGACAATCCAGAAGGAAGATGGCTTCCACGGATTCTACTCGAATTTTTTGATTCGCAAATCAAACCATAA
- a CDS encoding ClpP family protease yields the protein MPEEETPEKEITETIQDLISDKNMGKKFLEKRKIFLWGPVTDESSKELTAKLMYLEMVDPGKPITFYINSPGGVVTSGLVVYDTMQMISSPVHTVCMGMAASMGSILLIGGKKGNRYIWPNGRVMIHQPSIGGQIQAPATDLLIHAQDIVKTKEKLNQMLADACGKTYEQLVEDTDRDYYMDADQALAYGIVDKIVNTIDVV from the coding sequence ATGCCAGAAGAAGAAACACCAGAAAAAGAAATCACCGAAACCATCCAAGATCTCATTAGCGACAAAAACATGGGTAAGAAATTCCTGGAAAAACGGAAAATCTTTCTCTGGGGTCCAGTCACTGACGAATCTTCCAAGGAACTCACTGCCAAACTGATGTATTTGGAAATGGTAGATCCTGGAAAACCAATTACGTTTTATATCAATAGCCCCGGTGGTGTTGTCACCTCTGGACTTGTCGTTTATGACACCATGCAAATGATTTCCTCACCAGTACATACAGTCTGTATGGGAATGGCTGCCTCAATGGGTTCTATCCTTCTCATTGGTGGAAAAAAAGGAAATCGTTACATTTGGCCGAATGGTCGAGTGATGATCCACCAACCATCCATTGGTGGACAAATCCAAGCACCTGCTACGGATTTACTCATCCATGCACAGGACATTGTCAAAACCAAAGAAAAACTCAACCAAATGTTAGCGGATGCTTGTGGCAAAACTTACGAACAGTTGGTAGAAGACACAGACCGCGATTATTATATGGATGCCGACCAAGCTTTGGCTTACGGGATTGTAGATAAGATCGTAAACACAATTGACGTCGTCTAA
- a CDS encoding FtsB family cell division protein — MTPTKASLLVMYICAGIYLGLLSESGIAERMRLEKELQNLNAEVERLVVENQGLEEKERRLKNDAYALEQEARKYYLLSETAHVLKFEEMPSPLTQKTKALPASLHTAGLGGEWKEPPLFLLRFFFISFSVFLILGVYFKLKRLQPMSNHKRLN; from the coding sequence ATGACACCAACGAAAGCCTCCCTACTTGTAATGTATATTTGTGCTGGTATCTATCTTGGACTTTTGTCCGAGTCTGGGATTGCCGAACGTATGCGCCTCGAGAAGGAATTACAAAATCTCAATGCGGAAGTAGAGAGGCTTGTGGTCGAAAACCAAGGGTTGGAAGAAAAGGAACGCCGCCTAAAAAATGATGCTTATGCCTTAGAACAGGAAGCAAGGAAGTACTATTTACTTTCTGAAACTGCTCATGTATTGAAATTCGAAGAAATGCCTTCGCCTTTGACGCAAAAAACAAAAGCCCTTCCGGCTTCCCTGCATACGGCAGGGCTTGGCGGGGAATGGAAAGAGCCTCCGCTCTTTTTGTTACGTTTCTTTTTTATTTCTTTCAGTGTTTTCCTGATTCTAGGCGTTTACTTCAAGCTGAAACGCTTGCAACCTATGTCTAATCACAAAAGACTGAATTAA
- the eno gene encoding phosphopyruvate hydratase, whose protein sequence is MSQKDSIRSVKAREIMDSRGNPTVEVDVTLEDGSFGRAAVPSGASTGEHEAVELRDGDKKRYSGKGVLKAVENVNSKISKSILGLSATNQLLIDGTMISLDGTANKSKLGANALLGVSMAVAKAAAAHAGLPLYRYIGGTFARELPVPMMNIINGGAHADNNIDFQEFMILPVSAPNFREALRMGAEVFHSLKSVLKGKGLNTAVGDEGGFAPNLTSNSEAIEVILTAIEKAGYKPDLDIKIGLDCAASEFYDEKKKKYVLKAEKKPEKTAEELVEYYSNLVSKYPIITMEDGLDENDWTGWKKLSEKLGKKIQLVGDDLFVTNIKKLAQGIDKGIGNSILIKVNQIGTLTETLSAIEMAKKAQYTAVVSHRSGETEDATISHIAVATNSGQIKTGSLSRTDRIAKYNELLRIEEELGKNASFSGVNTFYNLR, encoded by the coding sequence ATGTCCCAAAAAGATAGCATTCGTTCCGTCAAAGCCCGTGAAATCATGGATTCCAGAGGAAATCCAACCGTTGAAGTGGATGTCACACTAGAAGACGGTTCCTTTGGTCGTGCGGCGGTTCCTTCTGGTGCGTCAACTGGTGAACACGAAGCCGTAGAACTTCGTGACGGTGATAAAAAAAGATACTCCGGAAAAGGTGTACTCAAAGCCGTAGAAAATGTAAATTCTAAAATCTCTAAATCCATCTTAGGCCTTTCGGCAACAAACCAACTTCTCATTGATGGAACAATGATCTCACTCGACGGAACAGCCAATAAATCAAAGTTAGGTGCCAATGCACTTTTGGGTGTTTCTATGGCTGTGGCAAAAGCGGCGGCGGCACATGCTGGTCTTCCTTTATACCGTTATATTGGTGGAACTTTTGCTCGTGAACTTCCTGTTCCCATGATGAATATCATCAATGGTGGGGCTCATGCGGACAACAATATCGACTTCCAAGAATTTATGATCCTTCCCGTATCGGCTCCCAACTTCCGCGAAGCCCTTCGTATGGGTGCCGAAGTTTTCCATAGCCTAAAGTCTGTTCTAAAAGGCAAAGGTCTGAATACCGCTGTGGGTGATGAAGGTGGATTTGCACCCAACCTAACAAGTAATAGCGAAGCCATCGAAGTGATCCTTACTGCAATTGAAAAGGCTGGATACAAACCAGACCTAGACATTAAAATTGGTTTGGACTGCGCTGCTTCTGAGTTCTACGACGAGAAGAAAAAGAAATACGTTCTCAAAGCAGAGAAAAAACCGGAAAAGACTGCCGAAGAACTCGTAGAATACTACTCAAATTTAGTGTCCAAGTATCCGATCATTACCATGGAAGACGGTCTGGATGAAAACGATTGGACAGGCTGGAAAAAACTTTCCGAAAAACTGGGGAAAAAGATCCAACTTGTGGGGGATGATTTGTTCGTAACCAATATCAAAAAACTCGCACAAGGGATCGATAAAGGGATTGGTAATTCCATTCTCATCAAAGTGAACCAAATTGGAACTCTCACAGAAACCCTCAGTGCAATCGAAATGGCGAAAAAAGCCCAGTATACGGCTGTTGTATCTCATAGATCTGGGGAAACAGAAGATGCGACCATTTCCCATATCGCCGTGGCAACAAACTCGGGTCAGATCAAAACGGGATCGCTCAGCCGAACTGACAGGATCGCCAAATACAACGAACTCCTTCGTATCGAAGAAGAACTTGGTAAAAATGCAAGCTTCAGCGGAGTAAACACTTTTTACAACTTAAGGTAA
- the lepA gene encoding translation elongation factor 4 has translation MNERQKFTRNFSIIAHVDHGKSTLADRLLEIGLVTDQRTKKDQILDSMDIERERGITIKANNASFDYHAKDGNIYHLNLIDTPGHVDFTYEVSRSLAACEGVLLIVDASQGVEAQTLANLYLAMDLDLRIIPVINKIDLPSADIDKCKLMIEESLGLNPDEAIPISAKTGLNVQDVLEAICYLLPPPVGDVDAPLKALIYDSFFDTYMGVVAKVRLYDGKLRKGEMIHMMNIGRQFTVTEVGINRLSMVACEELQAGDVGYVVAGMKKMGDAKTGDTITHANRQTAEDVKGFKDAKPMVFAGLFPINGEDFDALVDAIEKLKLNDSALTFERENSAALGFGFRVGYLGLLHMEIVQERLEREFNLALITTAPSVKFRITTTKDEVIEVDNPSKWPDPILIGKSEEPFVKATIIAPENYVGNIMSLVIEKRGIHMDTVYLSKDKLQLTYELPLAELIFEFYDKLKSYTKGYASLDYEEVGYRDSKLVRMDILVNGEPVDALSSIVHKSKAEERGRVIIEKLKDLIPRHQFMIPLQAAIGSKVVARESISALRKNVTAKCYGGDISRKKKLLEKQKEGKKRMKQIGNVEIPQEAFLSILKTGD, from the coding sequence GTGAACGAACGCCAAAAATTCACCCGTAATTTTTCCATCATCGCCCATGTCGACCATGGAAAATCCACTCTGGCGGATCGTTTGCTTGAGATTGGTCTTGTCACAGACCAAAGGACAAAAAAAGACCAAATCCTCGATTCCATGGACATTGAAAGAGAGCGTGGGATCACAATCAAGGCGAACAATGCATCCTTTGATTACCATGCCAAAGATGGAAATATTTATCACCTCAATTTAATTGATACTCCGGGTCACGTTGACTTTACGTACGAAGTGTCTCGTTCCCTTGCGGCCTGCGAAGGGGTTTTACTCATTGTAGATGCAAGCCAGGGGGTAGAAGCCCAAACTTTGGCCAATTTATATTTGGCAATGGACCTTGATCTTCGCATAATTCCCGTTATTAACAAAATCGATCTTCCTTCTGCAGATATTGATAAATGTAAATTGATGATTGAAGAGTCACTCGGCCTCAATCCCGATGAAGCCATTCCCATTTCTGCAAAAACAGGTCTGAATGTACAAGACGTCCTAGAGGCAATTTGTTATTTACTTCCACCGCCGGTTGGGGATGTGGATGCTCCTTTGAAAGCACTGATTTATGATTCCTTCTTTGACACCTATATGGGTGTGGTTGCTAAAGTGCGTTTGTATGATGGCAAACTTCGTAAAGGCGAAATGATCCATATGATGAACATTGGCCGTCAGTTTACGGTCACTGAGGTTGGGATCAACCGTCTCTCCATGGTTGCTTGTGAAGAGTTACAAGCCGGAGATGTAGGGTATGTAGTGGCTGGGATGAAAAAGATGGGAGATGCCAAAACGGGAGATACCATCACCCATGCCAATAGACAAACCGCAGAAGATGTGAAAGGATTTAAGGATGCAAAACCAATGGTGTTCGCTGGTCTTTTTCCCATTAACGGAGAAGACTTTGATGCTCTTGTAGACGCCATTGAAAAACTTAAGTTAAATGATTCGGCACTTACCTTTGAAAGAGAAAATTCCGCTGCATTAGGATTTGGATTTCGGGTAGGTTACCTTGGACTCCTTCATATGGAAATTGTCCAAGAAAGATTAGAAAGGGAATTCAATTTAGCCCTTATCACCACAGCGCCGTCTGTAAAATTCCGAATCACAACCACAAAAGATGAAGTCATTGAAGTGGACAACCCAAGCAAATGGCCTGATCCCATTTTAATTGGAAAGTCGGAAGAACCATTTGTCAAAGCTACCATCATTGCTCCCGAAAACTATGTGGGAAATATCATGTCCCTTGTGATAGAAAAACGAGGGATCCATATGGATACGGTTTATCTTTCTAAAGACAAACTCCAACTCACGTATGAACTGCCTTTGGCTGAACTTATTTTTGAATTCTATGATAAACTCAAATCTTATACCAAAGGTTATGCTTCCTTGGATTATGAAGAAGTAGGTTATAGAGATTCCAAACTGGTTCGAATGGATATCCTTGTGAATGGAGAGCCGGTTGATGCACTCTCTTCCATTGTCCATAAATCTAAAGCGGAAGAACGTGGGCGAGTCATCATCGAAAAATTGAAAGACCTGATTCCTCGTCACCAATTTATGATTCCTTTGCAAGCTGCGATCGGTTCGAAGGTGGTAGCTCGGGAAAGTATTTCTGCTCTTCGTAAAAACGTTACGGCAAAGTGTTACGGCGGGGATATTTCTCGTAAGAAAAAACTTCTTGAGAAACAGAAAGAAGGTAAAAAGCGGATGAAACAAATTGGAAACGTAGAAATTCCACAGGAAGCCTTCTTATCCATTCTCAAAACAGGGGACTAG
- a CDS encoding glycosyltransferase family 2 protein, producing MNPLEKPLVSIILPSFNRKNIVDRAITSVIKQTYPHWELHIVDDGSTDETWKDLLSKLTNWKGNLSSFGRNQKSIQVHQIEHRGVSGARNFGIQKANAEWIAFLDSDDEWYPEKLSKQMDFHKSNPEFFFSQTKEVWNKKGNLMEPKGKYQKRSGWFLKESLELCMVTSSSFLAHKPTLAQIGEFRTELSVCEDYDLWNRILLSGFPIGLLEENLMVRYGGHEDQLSNQYQALERFRLYSLFLTKEELNENGKWDLLEPLTKSLFQYAIKSRLDTILQGRIKRGKNTEWIENLLSDFVSKKPISKENLKLLLVDSLF from the coding sequence ATGAATCCTTTGGAAAAACCACTCGTTTCCATCATCCTTCCCAGTTTTAATCGTAAAAACATTGTGGATAGAGCTATCACATCTGTGATCAAACAAACTTACCCCCACTGGGAACTCCATATTGTGGATGATGGGTCGACCGATGAGACCTGGAAAGACCTACTTTCAAAACTCACCAATTGGAAAGGAAATCTTTCTTCCTTTGGCAGAAATCAGAAATCCATCCAAGTCCACCAAATAGAACATAGGGGAGTGAGTGGGGCAAGGAACTTTGGAATTCAAAAAGCAAATGCGGAGTGGATCGCATTTTTAGATTCCGATGACGAATGGTATCCAGAGAAACTTTCCAAACAAATGGATTTTCATAAATCAAACCCAGAATTTTTCTTTTCTCAAACCAAAGAGGTTTGGAACAAAAAAGGAAATTTAATGGAACCCAAAGGCAAATACCAAAAACGTTCTGGATGGTTTTTAAAAGAATCCTTAGAACTTTGTATGGTAACCTCTTCCAGTTTTTTGGCGCATAAGCCAACATTGGCACAAATAGGGGAATTTCGCACCGAACTATCCGTATGCGAAGATTATGATTTGTGGAACCGGATCCTTTTATCTGGATTTCCCATAGGTTTACTCGAAGAAAATCTAATGGTTCGTTACGGTGGTCATGAAGACCAACTCTCAAACCAGTATCAGGCACTCGAGAGATTTCGATTGTATTCACTGTTTTTGACGAAAGAAGAATTGAATGAAAATGGAAAATGGGATTTGTTAGAACCACTAACAAAATCTCTTTTTCAATATGCCATCAAGTCTCGTCTGGACACCATCCTCCAAGGCCGAATCAAACGAGGGAAGAATACAGAATGGATCGAAAATTTACTTTCCGATTTTGTATCAAAAAAACCAATTTCGAAAGAGAATTTAAAACTGTTGTTAGTTGATTCTCTATTTTGA